The Salinibaculum sp. SYNS191 genome has a window encoding:
- a CDS encoding ABC transporter permease: MNYLYLLKRTAIALLSILIVASVVFGVTTLLPGSAANIVLGTEATEEAIQQVNQDLGLNRPLPVQYVDFVGGVFTGDFGESLISGQSVSAMVWPRLLRTLQLAAVAMLISAITAIPLGILAAAKRNTFVDHIVTSGSYVGLSIPSFVSATLLLMFLTTPPLELFPKGGYVPLSQGVVPWLHHLLLPAIAMNTIILAYVLRQTRSSMVETLESDYIRTARLKGVAERNVLFKHGLRNGLLPTVTVLALNFGWMMGSVVIIEQIFAFPGMGELIVQAIENRNLPVIQAGILVPTIAFILANFAADVVYTLLDPRISLGEQ, encoded by the coding sequence ATGAATTACCTGTATCTGTTGAAGCGGACGGCAATCGCGCTTCTGTCGATACTCATCGTCGCGTCGGTCGTCTTCGGGGTGACGACCCTCCTCCCCGGGAGCGCCGCGAACATCGTCCTGGGGACGGAAGCGACGGAGGAGGCGATTCAGCAGGTCAATCAGGACCTCGGACTGAATCGGCCGCTGCCGGTGCAGTACGTCGACTTCGTCGGTGGCGTGTTCACCGGTGACTTCGGCGAGAGCCTCATCTCCGGCCAGTCGGTGTCGGCGATGGTCTGGCCGCGACTGCTGCGCACGCTACAGTTGGCGGCTGTCGCCATGCTCATCTCCGCCATCACGGCCATCCCGCTGGGGATACTCGCCGCCGCCAAGCGGAACACGTTCGTCGACCACATCGTGACCAGCGGGTCCTACGTCGGGTTGAGCATCCCGTCTTTCGTCAGTGCGACGCTGCTGTTGATGTTTCTCACGACGCCGCCACTGGAACTGTTCCCGAAGGGCGGGTACGTGCCGCTCAGTCAGGGGGTGGTACCGTGGCTCCACCACCTCCTCCTGCCGGCCATCGCGATGAACACCATCATCCTCGCGTACGTGTTGCGCCAGACCCGGTCGTCGATGGTCGAGACGCTGGAGTCCGACTACATCCGGACGGCGCGGCTGAAGGGCGTCGCCGAGCGCAACGTCCTGTTCAAGCACGGCCTGCGGAACGGACTCCTCCCGACCGTGACGGTGCTCGCGCTGAACTTCGGGTGGATGATGGGTAGCGTCGTCATCATCGAACAGATATTCGCGTTCCCCGGGATGGGGGAACTCATCGTCCAGGCGATAGAGAACCGCAATCTGCCGGTCATCCAGGCGGGGATTCTCGTCCCGACCATCGCGTTCATCCTCGCGAACTTCGCGGCGGACGTGGTGTACACGCTCCTGGACCCGCGCATCAGCCTGGGGGAGCAATAG